CCCCCGCTGGGCACGCTTGTTGTGCAGCGCACCATTCCAGGCCCCCATGCTCAGCGCACGGGATCGCCCGGCAGGTACTCGGCCATCGAGAGCACCGATTCGGCCACCTCGATCAGGCGCCGCCCCTGGCTCATCGCGGTCCGCCGCAACATCTTATGGGCCTCTTCCTCGCTGAGACGGCGGTGCGCCATCAGGAGACCCTTGGCGCGTTCCACCAGCTTGCGTTCATTGAGGGCGGCGCGCACGGTCTCGAGCTCGTCCCCCATGGCCTGCAGGCGGTGGGATTGCTCCTGCACCATCTCGAGCACCGAGCGTTCCAGTTGGCGGCCGATCGGAGCGGTCGCAGCCAGGGTGCGCGGCTGGCTGCTGCGCATGTCGCCGGGCGGCAGCTCGTCGAGGAAGGCCGCGGCGGCCGCGACGGGCTCGACCGTCAGCTGGGCGAACAGCGCTTCGTGGGCCTGCAACTCGGCCCGGGCGCGCGTCGTCTTCTGCTCGCAAAGCAGGCGCAGGTCGGCGGCCAGGCGCTCCTCGATGGCCTGCATGGCGTCGATGCGAAGGGAGCAGCAGTCGAACCAGACCTGGCTCAGCTCCGCATCCAGGCTCACGCCCGCGGGCGCCGCGCAGGCGACGCGCCGCAGGCGCTCCTGCTCGGCCAGTTGAGGGGCGGACTGGCCGGCGCGCCAGAGTTCGGCTAGGGTCGCGCCCGAGAACTCGACGAAGACCTGGAAGCAGCGCTCCTGCGACTCGATGAGGTGGAGCCATTGCTGCTGGCGCGCGCCGTCGTTGCAGCCGGAGGCGAAGGCCGCAGCGCCGCAGGCGCGTTCCTGGCCGGCGAATTCCTTGCCTTGCATGAAATGGAACATCGCCACCAGCAGGCGCGAGATTTCCGGGTCGGTGGCGCCATCCGCGGCCTCGAAGACCACCGCCAGCAGCCCGGTGACCAGCTTGACGAAGGCAGCCGTGGCGGCGGCGGCCGAGAGCTCCATCGCGCCGATGCGGCGGCGCAGCTCGGGCAGCGCGTCCAGGCCGGGCAGGACCCAGGCGATCCGGCTGAACAGGCGCGCGCCGTTGCCGAGGCGAAGCGCCTCGGTGTCGAGCTGGTCGAAGGCGCTGCGCACGGCCTGCTCCGCGCGCAGGCAGGCGGCGATCTGCGCTTCATGCTGCGCCACGAAGCGCCGGCCGCCCGAGGCCAGCAGGACGTTCGAGATGCCGCGTTCGCGCTGCAGCGCATGGACCAGGCGGCCAATGGTGGCCACGAGCGCGCTGGTGCGGCCGAGTTGATCGAGTTCGTCGATCTCGCAGCGCAGCGCGGCGATCAGAAAACTCAGTCCGGACTTCATGTGGGTGAGGGCAGTGCGGGCGGGCCGGCGGCCCATCCCAAGGGCATGCAGCAACAATCGTGCCCCGATCGATCCGGGTCTACACTCGCGGCATGTTTGTACTGGGAATCGAATCGTCCTGCGACGAGACAGGCGTGGCGCTGGTCGAGTCGAGCGCCAGCGGCCTGCCGCGCCTGGTCGCCCACGCCCTGCACAGCCAGATCGCAATGCACCAGGCCTATGGCGGCGTGGTGCCCGAACTCGCGAGTCGCGACCACATCCGGCGCGTGCTCCCGCTGGCGCAGCAGGTGCTGTCGGAAGCCGGGCGCGGGTTGACCGATATCGACGTCGTCGCCTACACGCGCGGGCCGGGGCTGGCCGGCGCGCTACTGGTAGGTGCGGGCGTGGCCTGCGCCCTGGGGGCGGCCCTGGCCAAGCCGGTGCTGGGCGTGCATCACCTCGAGGGCCATCTCCTGTCGCCCTTCCTGAGTGCCGATCCGCCCGAATTTCCTTTCGTCGCGCTGCTGGTGTCCGGCGGGCACACGCAGTTGATGCAGGTGAACGGCGTGGGGCGCTACGAGCTGCTTGGCGAGACCATCGACGACGCGGCCGGCGAGGCCTTCGACAAGAGTGCCAAGCTGATGGGTCTGCCTTATCCCGGCGGCCCGTGGCTGGCCAAGCTGGCGGAGCAGGGCGATCCCGCCGCCTTCAAGCTGCCGCGGCCGCTGATGCACAGCGGCGATCTCGACTTTTCCTTTGCGGGGCTCAAGACAGCGGTGCTGACGCAGGTCCGCAAGCTCGGCGACGCGCTGGAAGCGCGCAAGGCCGACCTGGCGGCTTCGACCCAGGCGGCGATCGTCGAGGTGCTGCTGAAGAAATCCCTTCGCGCCCTCGAGCACAGTGGGCTGCAGCGCCTGGTGGTCGCCGGCGGCGTGGGGGCCAATCGCGAGCTGCGCGCGCAGCTGGATGCAGCTTGCGCAAAGCGTGGCGTGCGGGTGCACTACCCCGAGCTGCATCTTTGCACCGACAACGGCGCCATGATCGCGATGGCCGCCGCGATGCGCTTGCAGGCTGGCCTGCAGGCCGCTACGGATCGCTACGGCTTCGACGTCAAGCCGCGATGGCCACTGGCCTCGCTGGGTGTGCCGGAGCCGCAGTTCGGCTAGGCGCATGCCTGCGGGTGCTGTGCGAGGGCAGCGGCAGCACGTCGAGCATCTTGCGCCAGAGCTGCGACCACTGAGGCCAGTCGTGGCCCCCCTCGGTCGTGAACACGCGCCCGGCCGGCAGGGCGTCGGCAAGGAGGCGATGGTTGGCGGCGAAGCGGTCAGCCAGTCCGAAGCCGAGGTAGAGCGGCGGCAACTCCTTGGCCGGCTGGTCGGCGGCATATTGCTGAAGCCAGGGCCAGAGCTTGCGATCGACCTCCTGGTCCGGCGGAGGGCCCTCGGGCGCCTTCCAGGCGCGCAGGCCGCCGGCCTTGTGGATCTCGGCGCCCAGCGGGCGTCGCCCCAGGTAGGGGGCCAGCGCCACGATGCCGTCGACGGTGCCAGGCTTGGCCAGTTCGTGGATCAGGGCGCCGAAGCCGCCGATCGAGATGCCGACCAGCCAGAGCGACTTGTAGCCCAGGGCCCGCTGCGGCTGGAGGATGTCATGGTGCAGCCGTTCGATGAAGGTCTGGTCGTAGTAATAGGAGACGTCGGCATCGACCAGCAGGGCGTCCGCCGCCAAGTCGCGTTCCCGGACCGCACTGATGAAGCCTTCGCGTTCGAATTCCTCGGGCTTCAGAAAAGCGCCCGGCAGGAACACCAGCAGGGTGTCCGAGCGGGCGTCGTTGCTGGCAGGTTTCAGGTGCGTTTTCATGGGTGCTTCATCAAGCGCGTGTGACTTCTTTTTTTGCCGCATTCGCGGCCCGGCTCAGGCTCGCGAACTAGGAACAAAGCATTGAAAAAACGCCACAAATGTGACGTTCTTGGCACATATTTTGTGGTCAGGAATGAAAAAGGCCGGCAACAAAAAGTTACCGGCCCATTGAGAATGTTGTGTTTTAGCGCTTCGGAAACACCTTGTGCCCGCTCAGTGGATCGCCAATTGGGTCACATTGCTGACCGGGACTTGCTTGCCGAGCTTCAGGGTCAAGACGCCGTTCTCGAGTTTGGCCTCGCTGGCAGCGGCATCGATGTCCTGCGGCAACTCGTAGGCGGCCTTGAACTGGCGCTTGGCGTCGGCCTTGCTCTCGATGCGGACCACCGCACCTTCAATGCCGATCGTGAGGTCCTCGCGCGCGAAGCCCGGCACGTCGAGGGTCACCGTCCAGCTCTTGTCGTCCTGCTCGACGTTGAGCGAGCGGCGCGCGGCGACGAAGGTGTCGGCCACGAAGCGGTCGTACGCATTCGGCACAAAGCGGGGGGTACGAAGAACGGGGGCGAAAAACATGATGTGGTACTCCTGGATGAACACAATGGGGACAGGAAATGTGTGTCCCTTACACTGCGCGGCCTTTCAACAGAGTGCCGCTTGCCACCTCAATTAGGCGCGGGGGCAAGCGTTTCAAGATGAGTTCTTCCAGCTTTATTTGCCGTCGCTCGGCCTTGAAATTTGCGGCTGCGGCGCTATGCGCGGCCGCGGCATCGGCGACGTATGCGCAGCCTGCCGGACCGATCCGGCTGGCGCTGATCGAAAGCATGAGCGGGCCTTTCGCCAACACCGGCGAGGCGGTGTTCCGCAACCTGCTCTGGGCCGTGGAGCGCGTGAACGCGCGCGGCGGCGTCAAGCTGCCGGGCGGCGCGCGCTTCCTGCAGCTGGACCGGTACGACAGCAAGGGCCAGAACGAAGAGGCGCTGTCGGCGCTGCGCGCGGCAATCGACGACGGCGCGCGCATCGTGCTGCAGGGCAACTCGTCGGCCACGGCGGCGGCGCTGCTGGATGCGATCGAGAAGAACAACGAGCGCGATACCTCCCGCCGCGTGCTCTTCCTCAACTACTCGGCGGTCGACCCGGTGCTCACCAACGAGCGCTGCAGCTTCTGGCACTTTCGCTTCGACGCTCACGCCGACATGCGCGTCACCGCACTGATGGACGTGATGAAGAACGATGCCGCGCTCAAGCGCGTCTACCTGATCGGTCAGGACTACAGCTTCGGCCAATCGGTCCTGCGCGAGTCGAAACGCCAGCTCGCCCAACTGCGGCCGGACGTGCAGATCGTCGGCGAGGAACTGCATCCGATGGGCCGCGTGAAGGACTTCGCGCCCTATGCGAGCAAGATCCTCGCGAGCGGGGCGCAGGCGGTGGTCACGGGCAACTGGGGCAACGACCTCACGCTGCTGGTGAAGGCGGCGCGCGAGGCGGGCTTCAACGGGAGCTTCTACACGTTCTATGGCAATGCGCTCGGCGCGCCCGCGGCCATCGGCGATGCCGGCATAGGCCGGGTGGTTGCGGTCGCCGACTGGCTGCCCAATGTGCAGACGCGCGAATCCGAGAGCTTCTACCGTGCGTTCCGGGAACGCTTTCCCAAGCCGGCCGATGACTACGTGCACATGCGTATGCAACTGCTCGTCGAGGCTCTGGCGCAGGCCATCGAGCGCGCCGGCAGTGTCGACATCGTGGCGGTCGCTCGCGCGCTCGAGAAGGCCGAGGTCAGCCTGGCCGGCCAGGGTGGCCGCATGCGCGCCGCCGACCACCAGTTCCAGCAGGCCCTGGTGGTCGGCGTGATGGATCGGCAGGGCAGTCCCGGCGTGAAGTTCGACGTCGAGGGATCCGGCTACGGCTTCCGCGTGGTGCGCACCATTCCTGCCGAGCGCGCCGAGATGTCCACCAGTTGCAAGATGCAACGCCCCTGAACAGCAAGGAAAGAACCAAGATGCGCGAAGCCATCCACAACCTCGAAGCCTCCAAGATCCGCGAGGTCGCCAATGCCGGCATGGGCCGTGCCGACGTATTGGCCTTCTGGTTCGGCGAAGGCGACGAGGTGACGCCGGAACCGATCCGCCGGGCGGCCATCGAGTCGCTGCAACAAGGCGAGACTTTCTATGCCCACAACCTCGGGCTGCCTGAGCTGCGCGAGGCGGTCGCACGCTATATGAGCGGGCTCCATCCGGCCATCGATGCGGGGCGCATTGCCATCACGTCGGGCGGCGTGAGCGCCCTGATGCTGGCGGTGCAGGCCCTGGTCGACGCCGGGGACGAGGTGGTGGCGGTCACGCCGGTGTGGCCCAACCTGATGGCGCAGCCCGCGATTCTGGGTGCGCGCCTGCGCAGTGTGCCTCTGGTGCCGAGGGAGGGACAGTGGACGCTGGACCTGGATGCGCTGCGCGCGGCCGTGACGTCCGCGACCAAGCTGCTGATTCTCAACGCGCCCAACAACCCGACCGGCTGGACTCTGACGCGCGCCGAGCAGCAGGCGATCCTCGACCATTGCAGGCAGACGGGCACCTGGATCCTGGCCGACGAGGTCTACGAGCGCCTCTACTACGAGCCGACGTCCAACGGATGCGCGCCCAGCTTCCTCGACGTGGCGGCGCCGGATGACCGGCTGGTGGTGGTCCACAGCTTCTCGAAGAGCTTCCTCATGACTGGCTGGCGCCTCGGCTGGCTGGTATTGCCGCCGGCGATGGTGGACGGCATGGGCAAGCTGATCGAGTTCAACACCTCCTGCACCAGCGTGTTCACCCAGCGCGCGGGCATCGCGGCGCTCGCGCACAGCGCGGAGATCACGCCGGGCGTGGTGGCACACCTGAAAACCTGCCGCGACACGCTGGTGCCCCTGCTGGCCGGGCTCCCCGGTGTGCAGGTCGCGCCGGCGCGCGGGGGCATGTACGCGTTCTTCCGTCTCGAGGGGTTCGACGATTCGCTGGTGCTGGCCAAGCGCCTGGTGGCCGAGGCTGGGCTCGGCCTGGCGCCCGGCAACGCCTTCGCGCCGGAGGCGCAGGGCTGGCTGCGTTGGTGCTTTGCGTCCAAGGATCCGCAGCGCCTGGTACTGGGTGTGGAGCGGCTGCGGGGCTGGCTCGCGGAACAGCCCGGGCCTGATCGGGGCGACGATATATAATCCCAAGGCTTTGCATGCCGCAAGGCGCACGGCGAGCGCAGTTCCACCGCTCGCCGCAAGTCAAACATCCCGGAACAGGAAACTCATCAAATGATCGCAGCCTCCATCAAGGCCGAAGTTGTCAAGGACAACGCCCGCGCCGCCAACGACACCGGCAGCCCTGAAGTGCAAGTCGCACTGCTGACCGCCCGCATCAACGAACTCACCCCGCACTTCAAGACGCATGCCAAGGACCACCATGGTCGCCGCGGCCTGCTTCGCATGGTGAGCCGCCGCCGCAAGCTGCTGGACTATCTGAAGTCCAAGGACGCCGACCGTTACACCGCGCTGATCGCCAAGCTGGGTCTGCGCAAGTAAGCTGATTCGCATGAAGGAACGCCTGGGTTAGTCCGCTAGCTCAGGCGTTTTTTACTTCGCGAATCGAATCAGGAGTGCCGTACAGAGCGAAGCTGTGTCATTCCAATGGAGCTTTTCCCCGAGCTTCCCTGGAATGGCATCGTGTTCTGCAAAGCGCCCCATCCCCGCGGAACCTGCGATTGCCGCAGGCCGAACCGCCCACAAGAAACAGGAGCTAGACATGAGCCTCTTCAACAAAGTCACCAAGACCTTCCAATGGGGCGACAAGACCGTTGTCCTCGAAACCGGTGAAATCGCCCGCCAGGCCAGCGGCGCTGTCCTGGTCGACATCGAGGGCACCGTGGTGCTGGCGACGGTGGTCGCCTCCAAGTCCGCCAAGCCCGGCCAGGACTTCTTCCCGCTGACCGTCGACTACATCGAGAAGACCTACGCAGCGGGCAAGATCCCCGGCAGCTTCTTCAAGCGCGAAGCCAAGCCGAGCGAACTGGAAACCCTGACCTCGCGCCTGATCGACCGCCCGATCCGTCCGCTGTTCCCCGAGGGCTTCCTGAACGAGGTGCATGTGGTGATCCACACGCTCTCGCTCAATCCTGAAGTCGATGCCGACATCGCCGCGATGATCGGCGTGAGCGCCGCGCTCTCGATCTCCGGCATTCCCTTCAACGGCCCGATCGGTGCTGCGCGCGTGGGTTACGTCAACGGCCAGTACGTGCTGAATCCGGGCCAGACCGCCCGCAAGGAATCGCAGATGGACCTGGTCGTGGCCGGCACCGAAGCGGCCGTGCTGATGGTCGAGTCCGAAGCGCTGCAACTGAGCGAGGAAATCATGCTCGGCGGCGTGGTGTTCGGTCACGAGCAGGCCGGCGTTGCGATCAACGCGATCCATGAACTCGTGCGTGAAGCCGGCAAGCCCGTCTGGGACTGGCAGCCGGCGGCCGAGGACGAAGCCTTCGTCGCCAAGATCAAGGGCCTGGCGGA
Above is a window of Variovorax sp. RA8 DNA encoding:
- the tsaD gene encoding tRNA (adenosine(37)-N6)-threonylcarbamoyltransferase complex transferase subunit TsaD gives rise to the protein MFVLGIESSCDETGVALVESSASGLPRLVAHALHSQIAMHQAYGGVVPELASRDHIRRVLPLAQQVLSEAGRGLTDIDVVAYTRGPGLAGALLVGAGVACALGAALAKPVLGVHHLEGHLLSPFLSADPPEFPFVALLVSGGHTQLMQVNGVGRYELLGETIDDAAGEAFDKSAKLMGLPYPGGPWLAKLAEQGDPAAFKLPRPLMHSGDLDFSFAGLKTAVLTQVRKLGDALEARKADLAASTQAAIVEVLLKKSLRALEHSGLQRLVVAGGVGANRELRAQLDAACAKRGVRVHYPELHLCTDNGAMIAMAAAMRLQAGLQAATDRYGFDVKPRWPLASLGVPEPQFG
- a CDS encoding Hsp20/alpha crystallin family protein, with amino-acid sequence MFFAPVLRTPRFVPNAYDRFVADTFVAARRSLNVEQDDKSWTVTLDVPGFAREDLTIGIEGAVVRIESKADAKRQFKAAYELPQDIDAAASEAKLENGVLTLKLGKQVPVSNVTQLAIH
- the rpsO gene encoding 30S ribosomal protein S15 — translated: MIAASIKAEVVKDNARAANDTGSPEVQVALLTARINELTPHFKTHAKDHHGRRGLLRMVSRRRKLLDYLKSKDADRYTALIAKLGLRK
- a CDS encoding nitrate regulatory protein, producing the protein MKSGLSFLIAALRCEIDELDQLGRTSALVATIGRLVHALQRERGISNVLLASGGRRFVAQHEAQIAACLRAEQAVRSAFDQLDTEALRLGNGARLFSRIAWVLPGLDALPELRRRIGAMELSAAAATAAFVKLVTGLLAVVFEAADGATDPEISRLLVAMFHFMQGKEFAGQERACGAAAFASGCNDGARQQQWLHLIESQERCFQVFVEFSGATLAELWRAGQSAPQLAEQERLRRVACAAPAGVSLDAELSQVWFDCCSLRIDAMQAIEERLAADLRLLCEQKTTRARAELQAHEALFAQLTVEPVAAAAAFLDELPPGDMRSSQPRTLAATAPIGRQLERSVLEMVQEQSHRLQAMGDELETVRAALNERKLVERAKGLLMAHRRLSEEEAHKMLRRTAMSQGRRLIEVAESVLSMAEYLPGDPVR
- a CDS encoding pyridoxal phosphate-dependent aminotransferase, with the protein product MNSKERTKMREAIHNLEASKIREVANAGMGRADVLAFWFGEGDEVTPEPIRRAAIESLQQGETFYAHNLGLPELREAVARYMSGLHPAIDAGRIAITSGGVSALMLAVQALVDAGDEVVAVTPVWPNLMAQPAILGARLRSVPLVPREGQWTLDLDALRAAVTSATKLLILNAPNNPTGWTLTRAEQQAILDHCRQTGTWILADEVYERLYYEPTSNGCAPSFLDVAAPDDRLVVVHSFSKSFLMTGWRLGWLVLPPAMVDGMGKLIEFNTSCTSVFTQRAGIAALAHSAEITPGVVAHLKTCRDTLVPLLAGLPGVQVAPARGGMYAFFRLEGFDDSLVLAKRLVAEAGLGLAPGNAFAPEAQGWLRWCFASKDPQRLVLGVERLRGWLAEQPGPDRGDDI
- a CDS encoding alpha/beta hydrolase: MKTHLKPASNDARSDTLLVFLPGAFLKPEEFEREGFISAVRERDLAADALLVDADVSYYYDQTFIERLHHDILQPQRALGYKSLWLVGISIGGFGALIHELAKPGTVDGIVALAPYLGRRPLGAEIHKAGGLRAWKAPEGPPPDQEVDRKLWPWLQQYAADQPAKELPPLYLGFGLADRFAANHRLLADALPAGRVFTTEGGHDWPQWSQLWRKMLDVLPLPSHSTRRHAPSRTAAPAHPARPVAIAA
- a CDS encoding branched-chain amino acid ABC transporter substrate-binding protein — encoded protein: MSGPFANTGEAVFRNLLWAVERVNARGGVKLPGGARFLQLDRYDSKGQNEEALSALRAAIDDGARIVLQGNSSATAAALLDAIEKNNERDTSRRVLFLNYSAVDPVLTNERCSFWHFRFDAHADMRVTALMDVMKNDAALKRVYLIGQDYSFGQSVLRESKRQLAQLRPDVQIVGEELHPMGRVKDFAPYASKILASGAQAVVTGNWGNDLTLLVKAAREAGFNGSFYTFYGNALGAPAAIGDAGIGRVVAVADWLPNVQTRESESFYRAFRERFPKPADDYVHMRMQLLVEALAQAIERAGSVDIVAVARALEKAEVSLAGQGGRMRAADHQFQQALVVGVMDRQGSPGVKFDVEGSGYGFRVVRTIPAERAEMSTSCKMQRP